The Pontibacter sp. SGAir0037 DNA segment AGGTTGGACTGCTGAACCGAATCGCTATCATTTTCTCCAGGAGGAAGCTGAATATCGAGAGCTTCAATTCCTCCCCATCCGAAATAGAGGGTATTCATCGCTTTAACATCGTGATACACGAGACAGAAGAAGTGGTGCGCAAAATTGCCGGGCAGATTGAGAAGCAGGTAGAGGTATTAAAGGTTTACTACCATACCAATGAGGATGTGATCTGGCAGGAAATGGCGCTCTATAAGGTGCCAACCGATGTAATTGCTGAAAAAGCTGTTGTAGAACGCCTGTTGCGTGAGAACGGAGCCCGGGCTGTGGTGATCCGCAAAGACTATACGGTGTTTGAAACCACTGGTCACCGCGAAGAAACCGATAACCTGATTAAAGTACTGCAGCCGTTCGGCCTGATCGAGTTTGTAAGAAGTGCCCGCATCGCCATTATTAAAGACAGCGAAGGCTTTAACAGAAAGCTGCGTGAGTTTGAGAAA contains these protein-coding regions:
- the ilvN gene encoding acetolactate synthase small subunit, with the translated sequence MTDQKPVEKQEYNITVYTENQVGLLNRIAIIFSRRKLNIESFNSSPSEIEGIHRFNIVIHETEEVVRKIAGQIEKQVEVLKVYYHTNEDVIWQEMALYKVPTDVIAEKAVVERLLRENGARAVVIRKDYTVFETTGHREETDNLIKVLQPFGLIEFVRSARIAIIKDSEGFNRKLREFEKKEPGHEVVENEFLNNRDKVFTM